A single Dehalobacter sp. 12DCB1 DNA region contains:
- the murI gene encoding glutamate racemase, whose protein sequence is MRIGFFDSGVGGITVLHEAIKQLPREDFIYYADIDHVPYGTKSKEEVLKLVLDAVDFMAAEGIKVLVVACNTATSIAINELRQRYDFPILGMEPAVKPAVENNGSKRILVMATPLTLHEEKYQNLVTRLDQDHLVDGKAFPELVEYAENFYFDRDEILKYLNRKLGTHHLTEYGTVVLGCTHFPYFKRILQELFPADTHIIDGSTGTVNYLKKILTERKLLAEDGHGEVTFYSSGRKEPSESRYARYLLLLDQNQ, encoded by the coding sequence ATGCGCATAGGCTTCTTTGACTCCGGGGTCGGCGGAATCACCGTACTGCATGAAGCGATCAAACAGCTACCCCGGGAGGATTTTATTTATTACGCGGATATTGATCATGTGCCTTATGGGACCAAAAGCAAGGAAGAAGTCCTGAAACTGGTTTTGGATGCTGTCGATTTCATGGCTGCTGAAGGAATAAAAGTTCTGGTAGTTGCCTGCAATACGGCGACGAGTATTGCCATTAATGAGCTTCGCCAAAGGTATGATTTTCCAATCCTCGGCATGGAACCCGCGGTAAAACCAGCTGTCGAAAATAATGGTTCCAAGAGAATACTGGTCATGGCTACTCCGCTCACACTTCACGAAGAAAAGTATCAAAATTTGGTCACCAGACTGGATCAGGACCATCTTGTAGATGGCAAAGCATTTCCAGAGCTGGTCGAATATGCCGAAAATTTTTATTTTGACAGAGATGAAATCCTGAAATACCTGAATCGCAAACTTGGCACGCATCATTTGACCGAGTATGGTACTGTCGTTTTAGGATGCACACACTTTCCGTATTTTAAGCGGATTTTGCAGGAACTGTTTCCTGCTGATACGCACATCATTGATGGAAGTACCGGAACCGTCAATTATCTGAAAAAAATTCTGACTGAAAGAAAACTTTTAGCTGAGGACGGTCATGGTGAGGTCACTTTCTATTCTTCCG
- the speD gene encoding adenosylmethionine decarboxylase translates to MNIKPINKKLKLYGFNNLTKTLSFNFYDICYALSQDQHKKYIEYIDEEYNADRLVKILTSVAEIIEANILNIANQDYDPQGASVTMLVAENQIMSREPMEILENEAPGPDSQSLVGHLDKSHITVHTYPENHPDKGISTFRADIDVSTCGQISPLKALNYLITSFEPDIAIIDYRVRGFTRDVNGRKHFIDHKINSIQNFISEETRNRYQLIDVNVYQDNIFHTKMLLREFDLDHYLFGAEKEEISSSKRRRVKQRIKHEMQEIFSGRNVF, encoded by the coding sequence ATGAACATAAAACCTATCAATAAGAAACTAAAATTATATGGTTTTAACAACCTGACGAAAACGTTGAGTTTTAATTTCTATGATATCTGCTATGCTTTATCGCAGGATCAACATAAGAAGTACATTGAATACATTGATGAAGAATACAATGCCGACAGGCTGGTTAAAATTCTGACTTCTGTCGCTGAAATCATTGAAGCTAATATTCTGAATATTGCCAATCAGGATTACGATCCTCAGGGTGCCAGTGTCACTATGCTGGTTGCTGAAAATCAAATTATGAGTCGTGAACCAATGGAAATTCTTGAAAATGAGGCCCCGGGTCCTGATTCGCAGTCGTTGGTCGGCCATCTGGATAAGAGTCATATTACGGTACATACATATCCAGAAAACCACCCTGACAAGGGGATTAGTACGTTCCGAGCCGATATTGACGTCTCCACCTGCGGCCAGATCTCGCCGCTAAAGGCTTTAAACTACTTGATTACGAGTTTTGAGCCGGATATTGCGATTATCGATTACCGTGTCCGGGGCTTTACCCGGGATGTCAACGGTAGAAAACATTTTATTGATCATAAGATCAATTCCATTCAGAATTTTATTTCGGAAGAGACTAGAAACAGATATCAGCTGATTGATGTCAATGTCTATCAGGATAATATTTTCCACACCAAAATGCTTTTGAGAGAGTTTGATCTTGACCATTATTTGTTCGGAGCTGAAAAAGAAGAGATATCCTCCAGTAAAAGAAGAAGGGTCAAACAAAGAATCAAACATGAGATGCAGGAGATTTTCTCCGGGAGAAATGTTTTCTAA
- a CDS encoding 2-isopropylmalate synthase produces the protein MRRLYLFDTTLRDGEQSLGITLNVREKLEIAKQLVTLGVDILEAGFPASSPGDFESVKIIGREVKGITVCGLTRCVKKDIDLCAEALKEAENPRIHTGIAVSPIHMEKKLRLKPEQVIQKAEEAVRHAKKYLNDVEFYAEDAFRSDYDFLAKIFERVIAAGATVVNIPDTVGYATPWEFGELVSYIKTNVPNIDRVKISVHCHNDLGMATANTLAGVMAGADQVEGTINGIGERAGNTALEEVIMAMYTQKDRYGIDLAVNTREIAATSRLVSSITGVPVPSHKAIVGTNAFMHASGIHQDGILKEKQTYEIIDPETIGVPRNQIVLSARSGRHALKHRLEELGYKLEDSQMNTLYEEFLLLADKKQEIYDEDLHILMGTGIPEQNRIKVKNISVATSGKQSATAAVTLEIQGTEITDAAIGNGPVDAVFKAIDRITGIEVRLEDYSIKSVSRGKEALGNATVKVFADGNYYVGKGVSTDVIDASAHAYADAVSKLS, from the coding sequence ATGCGCAGATTATATTTGTTCGACACAACATTAAGAGACGGCGAACAATCTCTCGGAATCACATTAAATGTCCGGGAAAAGTTGGAGATTGCCAAGCAGCTGGTTACACTTGGCGTGGATATTCTGGAGGCGGGCTTTCCAGCTTCATCGCCCGGGGATTTCGAATCTGTGAAAATCATTGGCAGGGAGGTTAAGGGGATCACAGTGTGTGGACTAACCCGTTGTGTGAAGAAAGATATTGACCTTTGTGCCGAGGCCCTCAAAGAAGCTGAGAACCCTAGAATTCATACCGGAATCGCCGTTTCCCCGATTCATATGGAGAAAAAACTCAGGCTAAAACCGGAACAGGTGATCCAAAAGGCTGAAGAAGCTGTCAGACATGCCAAAAAATATCTGAACGATGTCGAGTTTTATGCTGAAGACGCTTTCCGGAGTGATTATGATTTTCTGGCTAAGATATTTGAGCGCGTAATCGCAGCTGGAGCAACAGTCGTAAATATTCCGGATACTGTAGGATACGCGACTCCTTGGGAATTCGGCGAACTGGTCTCCTATATCAAAACGAATGTCCCTAATATTGACCGGGTGAAAATAAGTGTCCATTGTCATAATGATCTTGGAATGGCCACAGCAAACACCCTAGCCGGGGTTATGGCCGGGGCCGATCAAGTGGAAGGCACTATCAACGGGATAGGTGAAAGAGCCGGCAATACTGCTTTGGAAGAAGTGATTATGGCGATGTATACCCAGAAAGATCGCTACGGCATCGATTTGGCTGTAAACACCCGGGAAATTGCCGCGACCAGTAGACTGGTTTCCTCAATCACAGGGGTTCCTGTACCGAGCCATAAGGCGATAGTCGGGACAAATGCGTTTATGCATGCTTCCGGTATTCATCAAGATGGTATCCTGAAAGAGAAACAGACCTATGAGATTATTGATCCGGAGACCATCGGCGTACCGAGGAACCAGATTGTCCTAAGTGCCAGATCAGGAAGGCATGCGCTGAAACACAGGCTGGAGGAACTCGGATATAAGCTGGAAGATAGCCAGATGAATACCCTTTACGAAGAATTTCTATTGCTGGCCGATAAAAAGCAAGAAATCTACGATGAAGATTTGCATATTCTGATGGGAACGGGTATACCTGAGCAAAACAGGATCAAGGTTAAGAATATATCCGTAGCTACATCAGGGAAACAGTCGGCCACCGCTGCGGTTACTTTGGAAATACAGGGCACGGAGATAACCGATGCGGCGATCGGAAACGGTCCTGTCGATGCGGTGTTTAAAGCAATTGACCGAATTACCGGTATCGAAGTCCGGCTCGAGGATTATAGTATCAAATCTGTGAGCCGCGGTAAAGAGGCGTTGGGGAATGCAACTGTTAAAGTTTTTGCCGACGGAAATTATTATGTCGGTAAGGGAGTAAGTACCGACGTCATCGATGCCAGCGCCCATGCGTATGCTGATGCCGTCTCCAAACTAAGCTAA
- the uppS gene encoding polyprenyl diphosphate synthase has translation MRIPNHIGVIPDGNRRWADNNGLPKEMGYREGLNPGLKLLKLCREAGVKELTYYGFTVDNTKRPATQKKAFVQACIDAIDMIASEDVSLLVIGDTESKMFPKALLPYTRRTKVGNGGIRVNFLVNYGWEWDLGNLRTAEKNKRKIIKELKSNDISRVDLLIRWGGRRRLSGFLPAQSVYADFYVLDDYWPDFKEAHFYDALKWYNTQDITLGG, from the coding sequence ATGAGAATTCCCAATCATATTGGGGTTATTCCAGATGGCAACCGGCGATGGGCAGACAACAATGGATTACCAAAGGAGATGGGCTACCGGGAAGGTCTGAACCCAGGACTAAAACTTTTGAAATTATGCAGGGAAGCCGGCGTCAAAGAACTGACCTATTATGGTTTCACAGTGGATAATACCAAAAGACCAGCTACTCAAAAGAAAGCTTTTGTGCAGGCCTGCATCGATGCAATTGATATGATTGCGAGTGAGGACGTGTCCTTGTTAGTGATTGGCGATACAGAATCTAAGATGTTCCCCAAGGCACTGCTGCCATATACGCGTCGGACAAAAGTCGGTAATGGGGGCATTAGGGTCAATTTTCTCGTTAATTATGGCTGGGAATGGGATCTGGGAAATCTTCGTACTGCCGAGAAGAATAAGAGAAAGATTATTAAAGAGCTAAAATCAAATGATATCTCCAGAGTTGACTTGCTGATCCGCTGGGGAGGAAGACGCCGACTCAGCGGCTTCTTGCCTGCGCAAAGTGTTTATGCGGATTTCTATGTGCTTGATGATTACTGGCCTGATTTTAAGGAAGCGCATTTCTATGATGCTCTGAAGTGGTATAATACGCAGGATATCACTTTAGGCGGTTAG
- a CDS encoding CHAP domain-containing protein → MRKSRRTYRRRNKTPLLAILIIVFALAIVMGSKIVSSNATDHSQTGSSYGAQTADHSSEAADTARLIRQADVAAGTKIDEYKGVPVYSNGANYMSSHGLSYSEDDYYYGYKWQCVEFVKRFYYEIYHHEMPDGAGNAKYFFNPMLAQGELNEQRGLVQYVNGGNEKPREGDLLVFDEGSYGHVAIICGVGDNWIEVIQQNSEVPREKYSLVYKDGAYTISGDRDPAGWLRVSSR, encoded by the coding sequence ATGAGGAAATCCAGGCGAACCTATCGCAGACGAAACAAGACACCGTTGCTCGCCATCTTAATCATCGTATTTGCCTTAGCAATCGTAATGGGATCCAAAATAGTTTCCAGCAATGCAACCGATCATTCACAGACAGGCTCAAGCTACGGAGCTCAAACGGCGGATCATTCCAGTGAAGCAGCGGATACTGCGCGTCTAATCCGGCAAGCTGACGTTGCTGCCGGTACAAAAATTGATGAATATAAAGGTGTGCCAGTCTATTCCAATGGCGCGAATTATATGTCCAGCCACGGCTTAAGTTATAGTGAAGACGATTATTATTACGGCTACAAGTGGCAGTGTGTGGAATTCGTCAAACGATTCTATTATGAAATCTATCATCATGAGATGCCTGACGGCGCTGGAAACGCCAAATATTTCTTTAATCCGATGCTGGCGCAGGGCGAACTGAATGAACAGAGAGGCCTTGTTCAGTACGTTAACGGAGGGAATGAAAAACCCCGGGAAGGAGACCTGCTGGTCTTCGATGAGGGGTCTTACGGTCACGTTGCAATTATCTGCGGAGTAGGCGACAACTGGATTGAAGTCATTCAGCAGAACTCCGAGGTTCCCAGGGAAAAATACAGTCTTGTTTACAAAGATGGTGCCTATACGATATCCGGAGACAGAGATCCGGCTGGATGGCTCAGAGTTAGCAGCAGGTAA
- the typA gene encoding translational GTPase TypA has product MYADHLRNLAIIAHVDHGKTSLVDVMLRQSGAFRSNEQVEERVMDSNDLEKERGITILAKNTSVNWQGIKINIVDTPGHADFGGEVERVLKMVDGVLLVVDAFEGPMPQTKFVLRKALELNLKPIVVINKIDRPEARPYEVVDEVLELFMQLGASDEQLDFPIVYTSARQGNAGYEPGEMTEDLVPLFETILREIPAPECDPDSPLQMLATTLDYNDYLGKIAIGRVFRGKLTANTPVAVIKRDGSVEKVKVGKVFTFQNLGRVDVLEANAGDIVAISGIPNINIGETIADPLNPEPLPMIEIDEPTLTMLFMVNTGPFAGMEGKHITSRKLRERLFKEIETNVSLRVEETENMDCFQVSGRGELHLSILIENMRREGFELMVSKPEVILKEIDGVKCEPFEHLTCDIPDSCTGTVIEMLGTRKAEMQNMVSMSGGVTRLEFLIPARGLIGFRGDYLTETRGEGIMAHVFHSYQPYKGDIQGRSRGVLVASDPGESTAYALFQLQDRGRMFIDPGTKVYEGMIVGQSNREQDIDINIARKKQLTNMRSSGADESLRLEPAKLLGLEEALEYINDDEYVEVTPVNIRLRKRFLDKNTRTRYEKQRNLSGI; this is encoded by the coding sequence ATGTACGCTGACCATTTAAGAAATTTAGCAATTATTGCCCACGTCGATCATGGTAAAACAAGTCTTGTTGATGTCATGCTCAGACAAAGCGGAGCATTTCGCTCCAATGAACAAGTGGAAGAAAGAGTCATGGACTCCAATGATCTGGAGAAGGAACGCGGAATTACCATTCTGGCTAAAAATACTTCCGTAAACTGGCAGGGTATCAAGATTAATATTGTTGATACTCCTGGACATGCCGATTTTGGCGGGGAAGTCGAACGCGTTCTGAAAATGGTCGACGGCGTTCTTCTCGTTGTTGATGCATTTGAAGGCCCTATGCCTCAGACGAAATTTGTGCTCCGTAAGGCTTTGGAACTCAATTTAAAACCCATTGTTGTCATTAACAAAATCGACCGTCCTGAAGCGCGTCCCTACGAAGTTGTCGACGAAGTCCTGGAGTTGTTTATGCAGCTTGGCGCGAGTGATGAACAGCTTGATTTTCCAATTGTTTATACCTCAGCCCGTCAGGGAAATGCCGGTTATGAACCCGGGGAAATGACTGAAGATCTGGTCCCGTTATTCGAAACGATTCTGAGAGAAATTCCTGCTCCAGAATGTGATCCCGACAGTCCTCTGCAAATGCTGGCAACAACACTTGATTATAATGATTACCTTGGCAAAATTGCAATCGGCCGTGTCTTCCGGGGTAAACTGACTGCCAATACTCCGGTCGCAGTGATTAAAAGAGACGGATCAGTCGAAAAAGTCAAAGTCGGTAAAGTATTTACCTTCCAGAACTTAGGCCGGGTTGATGTACTTGAAGCAAATGCCGGAGATATCGTGGCTATTAGCGGCATTCCTAATATCAATATCGGAGAAACGATAGCTGATCCGCTGAATCCGGAACCTCTTCCGATGATTGAAATTGACGAACCCACTCTGACCATGCTTTTCATGGTCAATACCGGTCCTTTTGCCGGAATGGAAGGAAAACATATCACGTCCCGTAAACTCAGGGAAAGACTGTTTAAAGAGATTGAAACAAACGTTAGCCTCCGCGTGGAAGAAACTGAAAATATGGACTGTTTTCAGGTATCAGGACGTGGAGAGCTGCACCTGTCCATCCTGATCGAGAATATGCGAAGAGAAGGCTTCGAACTGATGGTCTCGAAACCGGAAGTCATTCTGAAGGAGATTGACGGTGTCAAATGTGAGCCATTTGAGCATTTGACCTGCGATATCCCTGATTCGTGCACTGGTACCGTGATTGAAATGCTTGGCACCCGCAAAGCCGAGATGCAGAACATGGTCAGCATGTCTGGTGGCGTTACGCGCCTGGAGTTTTTGATTCCGGCACGTGGGTTGATCGGTTTCAGGGGGGACTATCTGACCGAAACCCGTGGGGAAGGGATCATGGCGCATGTGTTCCATTCCTATCAGCCGTATAAAGGAGATATTCAGGGCCGCAGCCGGGGAGTCCTAGTCGCTTCAGATCCGGGAGAATCCACTGCTTATGCACTGTTTCAGCTGCAGGACCGCGGCAGAATGTTTATTGATCCCGGAACCAAAGTCTATGAGGGAATGATTGTCGGCCAAAGTAACCGCGAACAAGATATTGATATCAACATTGCCCGCAAAAAGCAGTTGACCAATATGCGCTCCAGCGGAGCCGATGAAAGCCTGAGGCTAGAACCGGCAAAATTGCTTGGTCTGGAAGAAGCCCTGGAATATATCAATGATGATGAATATGTAGAAGTGACACCTGTCAATATTCGCCTGCGCAAAAGATTTTTAGACAAAAACACCCGCACCCGTTATGAAAAACAAAGGAATTTGAGCGGAATCTAA
- a CDS encoding DUF1540 domain-containing protein — protein sequence MKAKKMQGPNTGIRCVVNTCYYYMDGDHCTAEKIEVQPRNAANSEQTDCATFIKE from the coding sequence ATGAAAGCCAAGAAGATGCAAGGACCTAACACTGGAATCAGATGTGTGGTCAATACCTGTTATTATTATATGGATGGGGACCACTGCACAGCTGAGAAAATTGAAGTGCAGCCCCGGAATGCAGCTAACTCCGAACAGACTGACTGTGCGACCTTCATCAAAGAATAA
- a CDS encoding GIY-YIG nuclease family protein — protein MFYVYIVECKDGTLYTGWTVDIEKRLTAHNMGTGAKYTRSRFPVVLKYLEQVSSKPEAFQREYSIKQLTREQKYQLIAQSKSDQIT, from the coding sequence TTGTTTTACGTTTATATTGTAGAATGCAAAGATGGGACACTGTATACAGGTTGGACTGTAGACATAGAAAAGAGGTTGACAGCCCATAACATGGGTACGGGTGCTAAATATACCCGGTCGCGGTTTCCTGTTGTCCTCAAATACCTGGAACAGGTGTCATCCAAGCCGGAAGCATTCCAAAGGGAATACAGCATCAAACAATTAACCCGGGAACAAAAATATCAGCTGATTGCCCAAAGCAAGTCGGATCAAATAACCTGA
- the metA gene encoding homoserine O-succinyltransferase, producing the protein MPIKIPDDLPAKEILENENIFIMGEDRAQHQDIRPLRIALLNLMPTKIVTETQYLRLMSNSPLQIEITLLYTWTHKPANTSEEHLSRFYSSFDEVKDQKFDGLIITGAPVENLEFEDVDYWDELKQIMKWSLTNVYSTIHVCWGAQAGLYYHYGIPKYPLDSKMFGIFNHKIINCNNNNFLRGFDEVFNAPHSRHTEIRIEDIEKHSELEVLATSDDAGVYMVAGKHGRHLFVTGHPEYDALTLKTEYDRDVNKGLDIAVPNNYFPNDDPKRMPQVTWRGHANLLFLNWLNYYVYQQTPFDLGQLAESD; encoded by the coding sequence ATGCCGATCAAAATTCCGGACGATTTACCGGCAAAAGAAATCCTGGAGAATGAAAATATATTTATTATGGGCGAAGACCGGGCACAGCACCAGGATATTCGTCCTTTAAGAATAGCACTGCTTAATTTAATGCCTACCAAAATCGTTACCGAAACACAGTATTTGCGCTTGATGAGCAACTCACCTCTGCAAATAGAGATAACACTGCTCTACACTTGGACGCATAAGCCTGCAAATACTTCGGAAGAGCATTTAAGCAGGTTCTACAGCTCTTTTGACGAAGTGAAAGACCAAAAATTTGATGGTCTGATTATCACCGGTGCACCGGTCGAAAATCTGGAATTTGAAGATGTGGACTACTGGGATGAACTCAAACAGATTATGAAGTGGAGCCTTACCAACGTCTATTCAACCATACATGTCTGCTGGGGAGCCCAGGCGGGATTATATTATCATTACGGGATTCCGAAATATCCGCTTGATAGTAAAATGTTTGGGATATTCAACCATAAGATTATCAATTGTAACAACAATAATTTTCTGCGGGGATTTGACGAAGTGTTCAATGCACCGCATTCCCGCCATACGGAAATCCGGATCGAAGACATTGAAAAGCATTCGGAACTGGAAGTCCTGGCAACATCGGATGACGCTGGTGTCTATATGGTCGCCGGCAAGCATGGCAGGCATCTTTTTGTTACCGGCCATCCCGAGTATGATGCGCTTACGCTGAAAACCGAGTATGACCGGGATGTGAATAAAGGCCTGGATATCGCGGTCCCCAATAATTACTTTCCTAATGATGATCCGAAGAGAATGCCTCAGGTCACCTGGAGAGGACATGCCAATTTACTGTTTTTAAATTGGCTGAACTACTATGTATACCAGCAGACGCCTTTTGACCTTGGACAATTGGCTGAGTCGGACTGA
- the nspC gene encoding carboxynorspermidine decarboxylase, whose product MDLYAREQDTEELKAVETENAENLFDCVLTPSYVVDENLLISNLKILQDVQEQSGAKILLAQKAFSMFRVYPLIAQYLCGTTASGVYEAKLGREKFGKEVHIFSPAYREDEFDEILTVSDHIIFNSFSQWDKFGKRALAAGAECGLRINPECSTQEGHGMYDPCGPYSRLGVTRANFKQDWLKGLSGLHLHTLCEQNADALVTTVEAFEESFGQFLPGMKWLNLGGGHHITREDYDRELLIRTVKRLRETYGIAVYLEPGEAIALNAGFLVSSVLDTLHNGMNIAILDASAACHMPDVLEVPYRPRVVGSGQPGEKEITYRLGGPTCLAGDIIGDYSFDRALNPGDRLVFCDMAIYSMVKNNTFNGIRLPDIVLNKADGTIETVRSFGYEDFKNRLS is encoded by the coding sequence ATGGACCTGTACGCAAGAGAACAGGATACTGAGGAACTGAAGGCTGTAGAAACAGAAAATGCAGAAAACTTGTTTGACTGTGTTCTGACTCCGAGCTATGTTGTTGATGAAAATCTGTTAATCTCAAATTTAAAGATTTTACAAGACGTTCAGGAACAGAGCGGAGCAAAAATTCTGCTCGCTCAGAAGGCGTTTTCAATGTTCCGGGTATACCCTTTGATTGCCCAATACTTGTGCGGAACAACAGCCAGCGGTGTGTACGAGGCGAAGCTTGGCCGCGAAAAATTTGGCAAAGAAGTGCATATTTTCAGTCCGGCTTACAGGGAGGATGAATTTGATGAGATCCTGACTGTATCCGATCATATCATATTTAATAGCTTTTCTCAGTGGGATAAGTTTGGTAAGCGGGCGCTTGCCGCAGGGGCAGAATGCGGCCTGCGGATCAACCCGGAATGTTCCACCCAGGAAGGTCATGGCATGTATGATCCCTGTGGACCCTATTCCAGACTCGGTGTGACCAGGGCAAACTTTAAGCAGGATTGGCTCAAAGGTCTTTCCGGACTGCATCTGCATACGCTGTGCGAACAAAATGCTGATGCGCTGGTGACAACGGTCGAAGCCTTTGAGGAGTCGTTCGGTCAGTTCTTGCCTGGGATGAAATGGCTGAATCTCGGTGGCGGGCACCACATTACACGTGAAGATTACGATCGGGAGCTTCTGATTCGGACCGTTAAGCGCCTCCGGGAAACCTACGGTATCGCAGTCTATCTGGAGCCTGGAGAGGCGATCGCGTTGAATGCCGGTTTTCTGGTCTCATCCGTGCTGGATACGCTGCATAACGGTATGAACATTGCTATCCTGGATGCTTCAGCTGCCTGCCATATGCCGGATGTACTGGAAGTTCCGTACCGTCCCCGGGTAGTGGGCTCAGGGCAGCCCGGAGAAAAGGAAATTACGTACCGTCTTGGGGGGCCAACCTGCCTGGCCGGCGATATCATCGGGGATTATTCGTTTGATCGAGCCTTAAATCCCGGAGACCGCCTGGTCTTCTGTGATATGGCGATTTACTCCATGGTCAAAAACAATACATTCAATGGGATACGGCTGCCGGATATTGTCCTGAATAAGGCTGACGGTACCATTGAGACTGTCCGTAGCTTTGGCTATGAGGACTTCAAAAATCGCCTGTCTTAA
- a CDS encoding saccharopine dehydrogenase family protein, translating to MGKVLVIGCGGVAGVAIHKICQNSEVFGELCIASRTKSKCDALAEKLGGGKTKITTAQVDADNVEELIALINKEKPDVVLNLALPYQDLHIMDACLATKTSYVDTANYEPEDTAHFEYKWQWEYREKFKEAGITALLGSGFDPGVTSVFSAYALKHHFDEIHEIDILDCNGGDHGYPFATNFNPEINIREVTAKGSYWENGHWVETEPMEIKREYNFKGVGVKDMYLLHHEELESLALNIKGIKRIRFFMTFGQSYLTHLKCLENVGMTSIEPINYNGMEIIPLQFLKAVLPDPASLGPRTKGKTNIGCIFKGIKDGKEKTYYLYNICDHEQCYREVGSQAISYTTGVPAMIGAMLVMNGIWAKPGVYNMEEFDPDPFMEALNKWGLPWEEDFNPVLVP from the coding sequence ATGGGAAAAGTACTCGTTATCGGCTGCGGCGGCGTCGCCGGTGTGGCAATTCACAAGATCTGTCAGAATTCAGAGGTATTCGGAGAATTGTGTATTGCCAGCCGTACGAAATCGAAATGTGATGCTTTAGCGGAAAAACTGGGCGGAGGTAAAACCAAAATTACAACGGCCCAGGTAGATGCTGACAACGTGGAAGAACTGATCGCACTAATCAACAAAGAGAAGCCTGACGTTGTACTGAATCTGGCTTTGCCGTATCAGGACCTGCATATTATGGATGCCTGTCTGGCCACCAAGACCAGTTATGTTGATACCGCCAATTATGAGCCTGAGGATACTGCTCATTTTGAATACAAGTGGCAGTGGGAATACCGGGAGAAATTTAAAGAAGCCGGAATTACCGCACTGCTCGGTTCAGGTTTTGACCCGGGGGTCACCAGTGTATTCAGTGCGTACGCATTAAAGCACCACTTTGATGAGATACATGAAATTGATATTTTGGACTGCAATGGCGGTGACCACGGTTATCCGTTTGCGACGAACTTTAACCCTGAGATTAATATCCGCGAAGTCACGGCCAAAGGCAGCTATTGGGAAAATGGCCACTGGGTGGAGACCGAGCCGATGGAGATCAAAAGGGAGTACAATTTCAAGGGCGTCGGTGTCAAGGATATGTACCTGCTGCATCACGAGGAATTGGAAAGCCTGGCACTGAATATTAAAGGCATCAAACGCATCCGTTTCTTTATGACTTTCGGACAAAGCTACCTGACACATTTGAAATGTCTTGAGAACGTTGGTATGACGAGCATTGAGCCTATTAATTATAATGGAATGGAAATCATCCCTTTGCAGTTCTTAAAAGCTGTCTTGCCGGATCCGGCTTCCCTTGGTCCGCGTACCAAGGGCAAAACCAATATTGGCTGCATTTTCAAGGGGATTAAAGACGGCAAGGAAAAAACCTACTATTTGTATAATATCTGCGATCATGAGCAGTGCTATCGCGAAGTAGGAAGCCAAGCCATCAGCTATACCACTGGCGTGCCAGCGATGATCGGGGCGATGCTGGTCATGAACGGTATTTGGGCGAAACCTGGTGTTTATAATATGGAAGAATTTGATCCCGATCCGTTTATGGAAGCACTCAATAAGTGGGGTCTGCCCTGGGAAGAGGACTTCAATCCGGTGCTGGTACCCTGA